One Coffea arabica cultivar ET-39 chromosome 5c, Coffea Arabica ET-39 HiFi, whole genome shotgun sequence DNA window includes the following coding sequences:
- the LOC113743416 gene encoding cytochrome b6-f complex iron-sulfur subunit 1, chloroplastic, with translation MASSTLSPVPPSQLCSSKSSMYCPSQSLFLKPMMMRSGKLGWGKDKRMKVSCMATSVPADDRVPDMGKRELMNLLLLGAVSLPTAIMVVPYAAFFVPPGLGGASGGTVAKDALGNDVLVDVWLKNHGPGDRTLTQGLKGDPTYLVVEKDRTLATYGINAVCTHLGCVVPWNPAENKFICPCHGSQYNNQGMVVRGPAPLSLALAHADIDEGKVVFVPWVETDFRTGEDPWWA, from the exons ATGGCTTCCTCCACTCTCTCACCCGTCCCACCTTCTCAG CTATGTTCAAGCAAGAGTAGCATGTACTGTCCATCACAATCATTGTTTCTGAAGCCAATGATGATGAGAAGTGGCAAGTTAGGATGGGGGAAGGATAAGAGGATGAAAGTTTCTTGCATGGCCACAAGTGTGCCTGCTGATGATAGAGTGCCCGATATGGGAAAGAGGGAGCTCATGAACTTGCTTCTTTTGGGTGCAGTTTCACTTCccactgctatcatggttgtaCCTTACGCAGCTTTCTTTGTTCCACCTgg GTTAGGAGGGGCTAGTGGTGGTACTGTGGCAAAAGATGCTTTAGGAAATGATGTCCTCGTAGATGTTTGGCTCAAAAACCATGGGCCTGGTGACAGAACCCTTACACAAGGGTTGAAG GGTGATCCTACTTACCTGGTTGTGGAGAAAGACAGGACACTGGCGACTTATGGTATCAATGCTGTCTGTACCCACCTTGGTTGTGTGGTTCCATGGAATCCTGCTGAAAACAAGTTCATCTGTCCATGCCATGGATCTCAATACAACAATCAAGGAATGGTTGTTAGAGGACCTGCTCCTCTG TCCTTGGCCTTGGCTCATGCTGATATCGACGAGGGGAAGGTAGTATTTGTTCCATGGGTTGAAACAGATTTCAGAACCGGTGAAGACCCCTGGTGGGCTTGA